In the Deltaproteobacteria bacterium genome, one interval contains:
- a CDS encoding AbrB family transcriptional regulator has translation MGATSKVSVKKKVFPKGQIVIPVALRKKYHIEIGDHVDVIPKVDGILLKPMLPKKGKKSLTDSLFGIFGKYAKGKPKLEKADISEATEAGFIEGWEK, from the coding sequence ATGGGCGCAACTTCAAAAGTATCTGTAAAAAAGAAAGTCTTCCCTAAAGGGCAGATTGTCATTCCTGTTGCTTTAAGAAAAAAATACCATATTGAGATTGGAGATCATGTTGATGTAATTCCCAAAGTCGACGGCATCCTATTAAAACCTATGCTCCCCAAAAAAGGAAAAAAATCTTTGACCGACTCCTTATTTGGAATATTTGGTAAATACGCAAAAGGGAAGCCAAAGCTTGAAAAAGCTGATATCAGTGAGGCAACAGAAGCAGGATTTATCGAGGGCTGGGAAAAATGA
- a CDS encoding TonB-dependent receptor codes for MKRIILIMIIYFCGALLVLSSANRSLAQNRKEEIHELEEVVVTASRVKEKKREITSNLTVIDEEEIKRSSARDLGDLLAEKNIGHIQKYPGTLTPIGIRGFRTESHGNDLEGYVLILLNGRRAGTGNAAKITTKNIERMEIVRGPASVQYGSAAMGGVVNVITRQGKDKPTAFVEGYLGSFEHEEGSVGFSGQVKGFDFSGSYTTGSMDDYDTADGKRYHNTGYDEKEDCSLNLGFEFLPGNRIGVICNYFDGDQVGNPGYLSQNDLDDYKDTSNKSIDFIYDGGTTDGLFSWMARYFRGEDEDRWSDPTGSNPDGWDDGVPSEQKTDQEGAQAQVSLNLENILVTAGFDWVNYEVKTTWDPKKSEYDNPAGFLLAKARLLDNRLILAGGLRYDEYDVEVKKGQGGHEDDDHVSPRAGVAYLLTDFLKLRANYGEAFKMPSAKQLAGNFPGWSGNFVGNPDLDPEKSETYEGGLDFSYASFNSSLTYFYTDFEDKIQTVSTSGGDTTWENVGEAEIEGVEADIFCDVGALLGWEFEFKPYANLVYLTKYEDEETHKDLKYTSDINLSYGITFSDFDGLSANLNFTYTGEQKITDYEGGSYGVIEKGGFTVADLTISKRILDFGNYGGLTLRGAIQNLLDKEYEYVQGYPMPGRSFFLGLRYNY; via the coding sequence ATGAAACGAATTATTCTGATTATGATTATATATTTCTGCGGTGCACTATTGGTCCTGTCATCGGCAAACAGGTCATTGGCCCAAAATAGAAAAGAAGAGATACATGAATTGGAAGAGGTGGTGGTAACCGCAAGCAGGGTAAAGGAAAAGAAAAGGGAGATCACCTCCAATTTGACTGTTATCGATGAAGAAGAAATCAAAAGGTCTTCAGCCAGGGATCTCGGGGATTTGTTGGCCGAAAAAAATATTGGGCATATTCAAAAATATCCGGGCACTTTGACTCCTATCGGTATCCGGGGCTTCAGGACCGAATCTCACGGTAATGATCTTGAGGGCTATGTCCTGATTCTTCTGAATGGAAGGAGGGCCGGTACCGGTAATGCGGCCAAGATCACGACCAAAAACATAGAGAGGATGGAAATAGTAAGGGGTCCTGCCTCTGTTCAATACGGCTCGGCCGCAATGGGCGGAGTCGTAAACGTGATTACCAGACAGGGAAAGGATAAACCAACTGCGTTTGTTGAGGGTTATTTGGGGAGTTTCGAACATGAGGAAGGGAGTGTCGGATTTTCGGGACAGGTAAAGGGATTCGATTTTTCCGGCAGTTACACCACAGGATCGATGGACGACTATGATACTGCGGATGGGAAAAGATATCATAATACCGGATATGATGAAAAAGAAGACTGCAGCCTGAATCTTGGTTTTGAGTTTTTGCCCGGAAATCGTATCGGTGTCATCTGTAATTATTTTGATGGAGATCAGGTGGGCAATCCGGGTTATCTCAGCCAGAACGATCTTGATGACTATAAAGATACAAGCAATAAGTCCATTGACTTTATTTATGACGGCGGAACTACAGATGGTCTATTCTCCTGGATGGCAAGATATTTTCGCGGTGAGGATGAGGACAGATGGTCTGATCCGACCGGGAGCAACCCGGACGGCTGGGACGATGGCGTTCCATCCGAGCAGAAAACCGACCAGGAAGGGGCACAGGCACAGGTGTCTTTAAACCTGGAAAATATACTTGTTACCGCGGGTTTTGACTGGGTGAATTATGAAGTGAAAACCACCTGGGACCCAAAGAAGTCTGAATATGATAATCCCGCCGGTTTTCTCCTGGCCAAAGCCAGGCTTTTGGACAATAGATTGATACTTGCCGGTGGCTTGAGATATGACGAATATGATGTGGAAGTGAAAAAAGGCCAAGGGGGGCATGAGGACGATGATCACGTTTCTCCTCGAGCCGGCGTGGCCTATCTTCTTACAGACTTTCTAAAACTCAGGGCCAACTATGGAGAGGCGTTCAAGATGCCTTCCGCCAAGCAGTTGGCAGGAAATTTTCCAGGCTGGTCCGGCAATTTCGTGGGTAACCCCGATTTGGACCCTGAGAAAAGCGAAACCTACGAAGGGGGGCTGGACTTCTCTTATGCCTCTTTCAATTCTTCCCTCACCTATTTTTATACTGATTTTGAGGATAAGATCCAGACTGTTTCCACATCGGGTGGTGACACCACGTGGGAAAACGTTGGAGAAGCTGAAATAGAGGGTGTGGAAGCAGACATCTTCTGTGACGTGGGTGCCCTTTTGGGCTGGGAATTTGAGTTCAAACCTTACGCCAACCTTGTATATCTCACCAAATACGAAGATGAGGAAACACACAAAGACCTCAAGTATACCTCTGATATTAATCTGTCTTATGGTATTACATTCTCCGATTTTGATGGTCTTTCTGCCAATCTAAACTTTACCTATACCGGAGAACAAAAGATCACTGATTATGAAGGCGGGTCCTATGGAGTAATAGAGAAAGGCGGTTTTACGGTTGCTGATCTTACGATCAGCAAAAGGATTCTCGATTTTGGAAACTACGGTGGGTTGACTCTAAGAGGTGCGATTCAAAACCTCCTGGATAAGGAATACGAATATGTGCAAGGGTACCCTATGCCTGGAAGAAGTTTTTTCCTTGGCCTCAGATATAATTACTAG
- a CDS encoding DNA-binding protein — MTKISVEIEDSKAALLTEKAKKFGLLPDQFVTASIEDLIAQPEPDFEEAMHRVLSKNKELYQRLA, encoded by the coding sequence ATGACAAAAATCTCTGTGGAAATCGAGGACTCTAAGGCTGCACTCCTTACGGAAAAAGCGAAGAAGTTTGGTCTATTGCCAGATCAGTTTGTTACAGCATCTATTGAGGATCTTATTGCCCAGCCAGAGCCAGACTTTGAAGAAGCAATGCATCGAGTATTGTCTAAGAATAAAGAGCTTTATCAGCGGCTTGCATAA